GCTTGACGCCGCCGCCGTACACCCGCAATCTCCGCTGCCAGCGCCGGCAAAACGAACCTGAGAGAGGGCCAGGGGCGCGGTGGCTGGTCGCCCCTCGAACCAGGCCCTTGCTACTCAATCGCGGAGGTGCCGAATGCAGTGCCATGCCTGTACCTTCACGCTCCAGCCCCTGGGGCTCTGGGCCTCCGGCGACTGGTGTGTTCGCTCCGTCGTGTCGCGGGCTCCGGCTGGCCTCCCGATACTCCTGCTGCTGCTCGCCGCGCTCGGCTGCCGGGGCGAGGAGCGCGCCGCCGCACCTGCCGGCGCGCTGGACCTTTCCGCCTACGAGCTGGTGGACCTGACGCACTCCTTCAATGCCTGGACCATCTACTGGCCGACGTCGCCCTCGACCTTCCAGCTCCAGCGGCTGGCCTACGGCCCCACGCCGGCCGGCTTCTTCTACGCGGCCAACGCGATCTCCGCCCCGGAGCACGGCGGGACCCACCTGGACGCGCCCATCCACTTCGCCGAGGGGCGCTGGACCACGGAGCAGATCCCGCTCGACCGGCTGGTCGGCCCGGCCGTGGTCATTGACATCTCCGAGCGCGCCACCGCCGACCGCGACTACCGCCTGACCGCCGGGGACGTGCTCGAGTTCGAGAGCGTGCACGGCCAGATCCCGGCGGGCAGCATCGTCCTGCTGCGCACCGGCTGGAGCCGCCACTGGCCTGACCGCAAGGCCTACCTGGGCGACGACACGCCCGGCGACGCGTCCAACCTCCACTTCCCCAGCTACGGCGAGTCCGCGGCGCGGCTGCTGGTCGAGCAGCATCAGGTCGCCGCGCTGGGAGCCGACGTCGCCTCCATCGACTACGGGCCGTCGCAGGACTTCATCGTGCACCAGATCGCCATGGGTGCGAACGTCCCCGGCCTCGAGAACCTGACCAACCTTGAGCGGCTGCCGGCCACGGGCGCGCTCGTCTTCGCGCTGCCCATGAAGATCGAGGGCGGGTCCGGCGGCCCGCTCCGCGCCATTGCACTGGTGCCGCGCCGGCCGGCGGGCGAGGAGGGGCCGTGAGCGAGCGGCAGCGCGTGCCCACGACCGCGCCCTGGGCCAGGACCGTCGGCTACTCCCGCGCCGTGCGCGTGGGCCGCCAGATCTACGTCTCCGGCACCGCGCCGGTGGGCGACCAGGGCGGCATCGCGCACCCGGGCGACCCCTACCGCCAGGCGCTCCGCTGCTTCGAGATCATCCTGGCCGCACTGCGCGAGGCGGGCGCCGGCCCTGAGCACGTCGTGCGCACCCGGATGTACGTGGCCGACCCCGCCCACTGGGAAGCGGTCGGCCGTGCCCATGGCGAGGTGCTGGGCGACGCGCGCCCGGCGACCACCATGGTCGTGACCGGCTTCATCGACCCCGAGATCCTGGTCGAGATCGAGGCCGACGCCGTGCTCTGGGACCAGCCGTAGCCTCCCACCTTCTGACCAGTCCGGCCTCGAAGCCCAGCTTCTTCTGGCGACTGAAACGGGGGAATGCCGCCCTTCGCCACCCCGGGCCACGCCTGGACCGCGAATTGCAACACCCCCCGCCCGCGCGTGCGCGCGCGTTTCCGTAAACGAACGCGCAGACGCGAAAAACACGCAGACGCGAAATAGGGAGACGCGGTAAGCGCGCAGGCGCGATCAAGCTGGCAGGCGCGGTGAGCCGAGCCGCGGGTGTGCAGCTCCACCTGTCGGAGTGCACGTGCCTGCCAAAAGGGTGATCCATCTCGAGTAGAGGAGGGTGTGGCCGTGCGGAAGCGAATCGCGATTCTGGCTGTCGGCTGGGCGCTGCTCCTGGCCGGCGCGGCGCCGGCGCAGGTGGTGTGGGACGCGCCGCTGCTGGTGCCGCCGCAGCCGGCGCCCGGCCTGGGGCTGTTCCTGGTCAATCCCGCGGGCGGTGAGCTGGCGCTGCTGGGCGTATGGCGCGCCGCCAGCTCCCGCCAGTTGCAGCTCCGGCTGGGCATTGCCGATGATGCGCGAGACGAGATCAGCGTTTATGGCGGCGTCGACATTGGCGGATCGCTGAACCGCAGCTCGGCGCAGTTCCCGCTGGACGTGGGTTGGGTGCTGGGCGCCGGGCTGGGCGCCGGCGACTGGGTGCTGCTGAGCATTCCCCTGGGCCTCTCGATTGGGCGGACGTTCCGCGGCAATGGCGCGAGCTTCACGCCCTACCTCTCGCCTCGCGTGGTGCTGGACGGCAGCTTTGGCCGGGATCTGCCGCCGCCCGCGGAGGAGGACGAGCTGGACCTGGACTTCGCCGTCGACCTGGGCATCGACCTCGCCTTCCAGCGCACCTGGATGATCCGCTTCGGCGCGACCCTGGGCAACGACCGCGAGGCGCTGGCCATCGGCGTGGTGTTCTAGCGAGGCTCCGCCTCAGACCGACGAGGCATGTTACGGCCAAGGCCCGAACCCGACCCGAAGAAAAACTTGACTCATTTGCAACAAATCTGGCAAACCGAGGAGTCTAGGGGATGGGCCTCCTCCGGCCGGCCGCGACCGCGAACGCGAGAAAGTAGTTGCGCAAGCCGTGCGCGGAACGCGGCGGAACATGCTCCGCGTAGAAGAGCCGACAGAACTCTTCTCTCGCGCGCAGGATCTCGCGGCGGCGCGGGCCTCGCCACCGCTCGTCCGCGGCGGTCAAATCGAACAGCTCGAGCGCCCGGGTGAGCGCGTTCTCCAGCCGAGCGTCGTGGCCGGCATCGCGTGCGCGCATCGAGCGCTCGACCTCGCTACCCACGTGAGCCAACTGCTCCACCAGCGTCAGCTTGCCCCAGCGGAGGGCAGCATCGTAGTGACCGCTCGGGCCCGCCATCAACCGCCGCCGCCCACCAGCAAGCTGACTACCTGCCGGATCGCTTCACGGACAACCTCATCCTCGACGTCCCGAGATCGGTTCCCCTGCGCGGGCCGCACGTTGATCAGGGAATCGAACTCGATCCAGGTCTCTGCCCTCTCAGCCGGGTAGAGGTTGATCCCCCACAGGTCCGCCTGTCGCGATCCGTCATCCAGCAGAGCGGCTTCCTCGTCCGAGTGGAGCTCCCCCCCGATCGCCATGACCTCGCGTTTCACGTCGACCACCGCCTTGACCATGTCGCCGAACTGCGCGGCCGCGATATCTGCCAGCTCGGAGCGGGCAATCCTCTGCCGCACAATGCGCAGCGGGGTCGAGTCCATGGCGGAAGCTGAAGCACCTGGCTATGGTTCGAGTTGCTCGATCTCCCCCCGCAACTCCAGGAGGCACTGCTCTGCGCCTCCCGAGGAGGGCTCACTCCGGAGGCATCTTCCCGGCCCCGTTCCTGGCCGGTTCTAATCCCCCGCCACGGGACTGGGCACGAACTGCAGCTCGTAGAGCCGGGCGTAGATCCCGGCGCGCGCGAGCAATCCCTGATGCGTCCCCTCCTCACGCAGCTCGCCGTGGTGCAGCACCAGGATCCGGTCGGCGTTCTGCACCGTGGACAGGCGGTGCGCGATTACCAGTGAGGTGCGCCCGCGCATGAGCGTCTCGACCGCCCGTTCGATCTGCTCCTCGAGCTCCGAGTCCACCGAGCTGGTCGCCTCGTCCAGCACCAGCACCAGCGGGTCGAAGGCCAGCGCCCGCGCGAAGGAGAGGAGCTGCCGCTCGCCCACGGAGATGGAGGCGCCGCGCTCGGCCAGTGGCTCCGCGTAGCGCTGGGGCAGCCGTTCGATGAAGCGGTGCGCGCCCACGCGCCGCGCGGCACGGCTGACCCGCTCCTGCTCAATGTCTTCCCGCCCCAGCCGAATATTGTAGCCGACATCGCGACTGAACAGGAAAACATCCTGCAGCACCAGGCTGATGCGGCTGCGCAGCTCCTCCAGCGGCACGCGCTGGATGGGCACGCCATCGAACAGGATCTCGCCGCGCTGCGGCTGGTAGAAGCGCATGAGCAGGTTGACCACCGTGGTCTTGCCCGCACCCGTGTGCCCCACAATGGCCAGCCGCTCGCCCGGCCGCGCCGTGAAGCTCAGCCCGCGGATGACCCAGTCCCAGTCGCCCTGTTCCGTCCTACCCGCTCCCGTACCCGCACCCGAACCCGTACCCGCATCCACATCCGCACCCGCCGCGCTTGCCGATCCCGATCCCGATCCCGGGACCTCCACTGCCCCCCTTGCCGCCGCCGTACCCCCGCCCGCGCGCGCCCCGGCAGCCGCCGGCCCGCCCGCACCGTCCCCCGAAACCTCCGCCGCCACCGGCTCGACCGGCTCGCCTTCCGCCACCGCGGGCGGCTCCGGGAATGCAGCCGTCTCCGTGATCGCTTCCAGAACTCTATCGGGAACGGGAACGG
This window of the Gemmatimonadota bacterium genome carries:
- a CDS encoding RidA family protein encodes the protein MSERQRVPTTAPWARTVGYSRAVRVGRQIYVSGTAPVGDQGGIAHPGDPYRQALRCFEIILAALREAGAGPEHVVRTRMYVADPAHWEAVGRAHGEVLGDARPATTMVVTGFIDPEILVEIEADAVLWDQP
- a CDS encoding cyclase family protein is translated as MQCHACTFTLQPLGLWASGDWCVRSVVSRAPAGLPILLLLLAALGCRGEERAAAPAGALDLSAYELVDLTHSFNAWTIYWPTSPSTFQLQRLAYGPTPAGFFYAANAISAPEHGGTHLDAPIHFAEGRWTTEQIPLDRLVGPAVVIDISERATADRDYRLTAGDVLEFESVHGQIPAGSIVLLRTGWSRHWPDRKAYLGDDTPGDASNLHFPSYGESAARLLVEQHQVAALGADVASIDYGPSQDFIVHQIAMGANVPGLENLTNLERLPATGALVFALPMKIEGGSGGPLRAIALVPRRPAGEEGP